A window from Oscillatoria sp. FACHB-1406 encodes these proteins:
- the tsaB gene encoding tRNA (adenosine(37)-N6)-threonylcarbamoyltransferase complex dimerization subunit type 1 TsaB, with the protein MFASSSQSSALAIHATGAQLGLAIADFGGATRSQTWDLGRDLSQQLHTHLIEFVKPKTWHDFKFIAVAKGPGSFTSTRIGVVAARTLAQQLEIPLFAISNLAAVAELNSSDVSTPLAVQLPARREQIFVGIYQKEKERLKTLLPDTATKLDTWQEKLNALGEYRLIEASEDLGDTVTSILDLALRDWEAGLRPHWSEAIPFYGQHPVNN; encoded by the coding sequence ATGTTTGCCTCTTCTTCTCAGTCGTCTGCCTTAGCTATCCATGCAACCGGCGCGCAACTCGGACTCGCGATCGCCGATTTTGGTGGTGCTACCCGCAGTCAAACCTGGGATTTGGGGCGAGACCTTTCCCAACAACTGCATACACATTTAATTGAATTTGTCAAACCAAAAACTTGGCACGATTTCAAATTTATTGCCGTTGCCAAAGGCCCCGGTAGCTTCACCAGCACGCGCATTGGTGTCGTTGCCGCGCGCACCCTCGCCCAACAACTCGAAATTCCCCTCTTCGCAATTTCTAACCTCGCCGCCGTTGCTGAGTTGAACTCGTCCGATGTTTCCACTCCCCTTGCCGTACAACTTCCCGCCCGTCGCGAACAAATTTTTGTTGGAATTTATCAAAAAGAAAAAGAGCGCTTAAAAACGCTTTTACCCGATACTGCAACTAAGCTCGATACTTGGCAAGAAAAGTTGAACGCTTTAGGAGAATATCGCCTCATTGAAGCGTCAGAAGACTTAGGCGATACTGTTACTAGCATCCTTGATTTAGCACTACGGGATTGGGAAGCTGGTTTGCGCCCTCATTGGTCGGAAGCTATACCGTTTTACGGTCAACATCCGGTTAATAATTGA